Proteins encoded together in one Microbacterium sp. ABRD28 window:
- a CDS encoding GntR family transcriptional regulator, with protein sequence MRIELAGSTPPSDQIADQLRGLIASGQLAADDRLPSVRQLARDLSVAPGTVAKAYRALESEGILRAKAGGSTRVSPSASTTNRAVLDAARALAHQCATANVGLDDAIRLLRATWDPQT encoded by the coding sequence ATGCGCATTGAACTGGCCGGATCTACTCCGCCCTCGGATCAGATCGCCGACCAACTACGCGGACTGATCGCATCCGGCCAACTCGCCGCGGACGATCGGCTGCCCTCTGTCCGCCAACTCGCCCGCGACCTTTCCGTCGCCCCCGGAACCGTCGCGAAGGCATACCGCGCACTCGAGTCCGAGGGCATCCTTCGCGCAAAGGCCGGCGGAAGCACCCGCGTCAGCCCATCAGCCTCGACCACGAACCGTGCCGTCCTCGATGCCGCCAGAGCCCTCGCGCACCAGTGCGCAACAGCCAACGTCGGACTGGACGACGCCATCCGCCTTCTCCGCGCAACCTGGGACCCCCAGACCTAA
- the argS gene encoding arginine--tRNA ligase, with amino-acid sequence MNPDTLSAALLDVIAPLAEARRPGASEGLTAADLVLERPKNRDHGDWASNAALKLSKAVGANPREFAGEIAERLRAVDGVAEVEVAGPGFINIRLDAAAAGALAKQIVDAGEAYGTGDALAAEVINLEFVSANPTGPIHLGGTRWAAVGDALARLLSSQGARVTREYYFNDHGAQIDRFARSLVAAHEGRPTPEDGYGGAYIGDIARRVAVAYEGDIDALDAEAKQEAFRELGVSFMFDEIKASLHEFGVDFDVYFHENDLHDSGAVERAVARLRELGHIYEADGATWLETTRFGDDKDRVVIKSDGQPAYISGDLAYYLDKRERGFTQCIIMLGADHHGYVRRMMAMCAAFGDTPNVNLQILIGQLVNLVKDGQPVRMSKRAGTVVTMEDLVEIVGTDAARYALTRSSTDSNLDVDLDVLQKRTNDNPVFYVQYAHARTHNVSRNAADSGVDRSEFAPELLTHETESALLGALQEFPRIVAFAAEVREPHRVARYLEELAGLYHRWYDNCRVIPLGDQPIEPVHRTRLWLNDATGQVLRNGLTLLGVSAPERM; translated from the coding sequence ATGAATCCCGACACGCTCTCCGCCGCCCTGCTCGACGTCATCGCCCCGCTTGCCGAGGCCCGACGTCCGGGGGCGAGCGAGGGGCTGACGGCGGCCGACCTGGTGCTGGAACGGCCGAAGAACCGCGACCACGGCGACTGGGCCTCCAACGCCGCACTGAAGCTGTCGAAGGCGGTCGGGGCGAACCCGCGCGAGTTCGCGGGTGAGATCGCCGAGCGCCTCCGCGCCGTCGACGGCGTCGCCGAGGTCGAGGTGGCGGGACCCGGCTTCATCAACATCCGACTGGATGCCGCCGCTGCCGGCGCCCTGGCGAAGCAGATCGTCGATGCGGGGGAGGCCTACGGCACCGGCGACGCGCTGGCCGCCGAGGTGATCAATCTCGAGTTCGTCTCAGCCAACCCGACCGGCCCGATCCATCTGGGCGGCACCCGGTGGGCGGCGGTCGGCGACGCGCTAGCGCGCCTGCTGTCGTCGCAGGGCGCTCGGGTGACCCGGGAGTACTACTTCAACGACCACGGCGCGCAGATCGACCGATTCGCCCGCAGCCTGGTCGCCGCACACGAAGGGCGGCCGACCCCCGAGGACGGCTACGGCGGAGCGTACATCGGCGACATCGCCCGTCGCGTCGCTGTCGCCTACGAAGGCGACATCGATGCCCTCGACGCCGAGGCGAAGCAAGAGGCGTTCCGCGAACTCGGCGTCTCATTCATGTTCGATGAGATCAAGGCCAGCCTCCACGAGTTCGGTGTCGACTTCGACGTCTACTTCCACGAGAACGACCTCCACGACTCGGGCGCCGTCGAGCGCGCCGTCGCCCGGCTTCGCGAGCTCGGACACATCTACGAGGCCGACGGTGCGACGTGGCTGGAGACCACTCGGTTCGGGGACGACAAAGACCGGGTCGTCATCAAGTCCGACGGGCAGCCGGCGTACATCTCCGGCGATCTCGCCTACTACCTCGACAAGCGCGAGCGGGGCTTCACCCAGTGCATCATCATGCTCGGCGCCGACCACCACGGCTACGTGCGACGCATGATGGCGATGTGCGCCGCATTCGGTGACACGCCGAACGTGAACCTGCAGATCCTCATCGGCCAGCTGGTCAATCTCGTGAAGGACGGTCAGCCCGTCCGGATGTCCAAGCGGGCCGGGACAGTCGTGACCATGGAGGATCTCGTCGAGATCGTGGGAACGGACGCGGCGCGGTACGCCCTCACGCGCAGCTCGACCGACTCCAATCTCGACGTCGACCTCGACGTCCTTCAGAAGCGCACGAACGACAACCCCGTCTTCTACGTCCAGTACGCCCACGCCCGCACCCACAACGTCTCGCGCAACGCTGCGGACTCCGGGGTGGACCGGTCGGAGTTCGCACCCGAGCTGCTCACCCACGAGACGGAGTCGGCGCTGCTCGGAGCCCTGCAGGAGTTCCCCCGGATCGTGGCGTTCGCCGCCGAGGTGCGCGAGCCGCACCGGGTCGCACGCTACCTCGAGGAGCTCGCCGGGCTCTACCACCGCTGGTACGACAACTGCCGCGTCATCCCGCTGGGGGACCAGCCCATCGAACCGGTGCACCGCACCCGCCTGTGGCTGAACGATGCCACCGGCCAGGTGCTCCGTAACGGCCTGACG
- a CDS encoding SGNH/GDSL hydrolase family protein, with amino-acid sequence MTRALAPRPSWRGRLIAAVLALAVAVGAVTAVAVIRDWLTPPPAPPVAVAAPEDAVIQPAPLVLPETPRILVFGDSWTFGSAASDPSLGYAYLLADRLGAEVTVNGVRGSGYLKPGLDGGSFGERVAALDPSLDPDLVILQGSINDRRLYPAGYSEAVTAVWDAVAATYPEASVVILGPAPQVLPVEAATAQIDDDLAALAAGRGWWYISPIDEEWITETNYDAVIDTGIGRDHPSTDGHAYLADRVAEAVRTLGEGADVVADAPLNEDIVAP; translated from the coding sequence GTGACCCGTGCCCTCGCCCCCCGGCCGTCGTGGCGTGGCCGCCTGATTGCGGCAGTGCTGGCGCTCGCCGTCGCCGTCGGCGCGGTGACCGCCGTGGCGGTCATCCGGGACTGGCTCACGCCTCCCCCGGCCCCGCCGGTGGCTGTCGCGGCGCCGGAGGACGCGGTCATCCAGCCCGCACCGCTCGTGCTCCCCGAGACCCCCCGCATCCTGGTGTTCGGCGACTCGTGGACCTTCGGCTCGGCCGCCAGCGACCCGTCCCTCGGCTATGCGTACCTCTTGGCCGATCGCCTCGGCGCCGAGGTCACGGTGAACGGTGTTCGTGGCAGCGGCTACCTCAAGCCGGGTTTGGACGGCGGTTCGTTCGGTGAGCGCGTGGCGGCGCTGGACCCTTCGCTGGATCCCGACCTGGTGATCCTGCAGGGCTCGATCAACGACCGCCGCCTCTACCCCGCAGGGTACTCCGAGGCCGTGACGGCGGTCTGGGACGCGGTCGCGGCGACCTACCCCGAGGCCTCGGTCGTGATCCTCGGCCCCGCGCCGCAGGTGCTGCCGGTGGAGGCGGCGACCGCGCAGATCGACGATGACCTCGCTGCTCTCGCGGCCGGCCGCGGCTGGTGGTACATCTCCCCGATCGACGAGGAGTGGATCACCGAGACCAACTACGACGCGGTGATCGACACCGGGATCGGCCGCGACCACCCGTCAACCGACGGTCATGCCTACCTCGCCGACCGCGTCGCCGAGGCCGTGCGCACTCTCGGCGAGGGAGCGGATGTCGTCGCCGACGCGCCGCTGAACGAGGACATCGTCGCTCCCTGA
- a CDS encoding transglutaminase family protein, with translation MPRVVTAEMDLEIWSPVDLILQVAATRHTPLAEESLTLRQGDREYTPTEIVDQNGSRLHRITGEAGVLEVRYRAVVTGPAAATEPRDLETITYLRPSRYCQSDEVFAQARRQFRGLEGAELLAAVEDFVASSTTYAPGLSQGTDSAVTTLMTGQGVCRDYAHVVIALLRAMDVPARYTACYAPGLTPMDFHAVAEAYLDGAWYVIDATRLADRRSLVRIATGRDAADCAFLSYHGGAVGLQHLRVDAEWTAGEGVDPDLPGGADDHRALVRIG, from the coding sequence GTGCCGCGTGTCGTGACCGCTGAAATGGACCTGGAGATCTGGTCTCCCGTCGACCTGATCCTCCAGGTCGCGGCGACCCGTCACACCCCCCTCGCCGAGGAGTCTCTGACGCTCCGTCAGGGCGATCGCGAGTACACGCCGACCGAGATCGTCGACCAGAACGGCAGCCGCCTGCACCGCATCACGGGCGAGGCGGGGGTGCTCGAGGTCCGCTACCGCGCGGTCGTCACCGGCCCCGCCGCGGCGACCGAACCCCGCGACCTCGAGACGATCACCTACCTCCGGCCGAGCCGGTACTGCCAGTCCGACGAGGTGTTCGCCCAGGCCCGCCGTCAGTTCCGGGGCTTGGAGGGTGCCGAGCTGCTGGCGGCGGTCGAGGACTTCGTCGCATCCAGCACGACCTACGCCCCCGGCCTCAGTCAGGGCACCGACAGCGCGGTCACGACGCTCATGACCGGGCAGGGCGTCTGTCGCGACTACGCGCACGTGGTCATCGCGCTGCTGCGGGCGATGGATGTGCCGGCGCGCTACACCGCCTGCTACGCCCCGGGGCTCACGCCCATGGACTTCCACGCCGTCGCCGAGGCCTACCTCGACGGAGCCTGGTACGTCATCGACGCGACACGGCTGGCCGACCGGCGCTCGCTCGTGCGCATCGCCACCGGGCGCGATGCCGCGGACTGCGCGTTCCTCAGCTACCACGGGGGTGCGGTCGGCCTGCAGCACCTCCGGGTCGACGCCGAATGGACGGCGGGGGAGGGCGTCGATCCGGATCTCCCGGGCGGCGCCGACGACCACCGCGCCCTCGTGCGGATCGGCTGA